A part of Amycolatopsis lurida genomic DNA contains:
- a CDS encoding DUF1918 domain-containing protein, giving the protein MQATVGDEIHVHGRTVGSAGQRGEILEVRGEHGAPPYLVRFADGHEGLVFPGPDCEVQSRAE; this is encoded by the coding sequence ATGCAGGCGACCGTCGGAGACGAGATCCACGTGCACGGACGCACGGTGGGCTCGGCCGGACAACGCGGCGAGATCCTCGAGGTACGCGGCGAACACGGTGCCCCGCCGTATCTCGTCCGGTTCGCGGACGGACACGAAGGGCTGGTGTTCCCGGGCCCCGACTGCGAAGTCCAGTCGCGCGCCGAATAG
- a CDS encoding MFS transporter codes for MPVALLALAIGAFGIGTTEFVMMGVLPEAAADFGVSIPSAGYLISGYALGVVVGAPLLTAAAVRLPRKTMLLAMMGLFTLGNALFALSPNQEFGVAFRFLAGLPHGAFFGAGAVVASSLAKPGERAKAVSMMFMGLTLANVVGVPLGTLLGQKVGWRATFGVVAVIGLLAMAAIAKLVPHQGKPVDPSLRGELGAFRRPQVWLALAIVTFGLGGVFACLSYIAPMLTDVTGYSPSHVTLLLSLAGVGMTIGNYLGGRLADKALMPSLYVSLIGLASVLAIFTFTANGKVGAAVTIFFVGLAGFMIGPMMQARIMEKAGGTPSLVSAAVQSAFNIANSIGAYLGGLVIAGGLGLVAPNWVGASLAVLGLSLAVVSGGLDRREARLAPAMAS; via the coding sequence GTGCCCGTCGCGCTGCTCGCGCTCGCCATCGGTGCCTTCGGCATCGGGACCACCGAATTCGTCATGATGGGCGTCCTGCCCGAAGCCGCCGCGGACTTCGGCGTGTCGATCCCGTCCGCCGGCTACCTCATCTCCGGCTACGCCCTGGGCGTCGTGGTCGGCGCCCCGCTGCTCACCGCCGCCGCCGTCCGCCTGCCGCGCAAGACGATGCTGCTGGCGATGATGGGGCTGTTCACGCTGGGCAACGCCCTCTTCGCACTTTCGCCGAACCAGGAGTTCGGCGTCGCCTTCCGCTTCCTCGCCGGCCTGCCGCACGGCGCGTTCTTCGGCGCCGGCGCCGTCGTCGCGTCCAGCCTGGCCAAACCGGGCGAACGCGCGAAGGCCGTCTCGATGATGTTCATGGGCCTGACCCTGGCCAACGTCGTCGGCGTCCCGCTGGGCACGCTGCTCGGCCAGAAGGTCGGCTGGCGCGCGACCTTCGGCGTCGTCGCCGTGATCGGCCTGCTCGCCATGGCCGCGATCGCGAAACTGGTCCCCCACCAGGGCAAACCGGTCGATCCGTCGCTGCGCGGCGAACTCGGCGCCTTCCGCCGCCCGCAGGTGTGGCTCGCGCTCGCGATCGTCACCTTCGGCCTCGGCGGCGTGTTCGCCTGCCTGTCCTACATCGCGCCGATGCTGACCGACGTCACCGGCTACTCGCCGTCCCACGTCACGCTGCTGCTCTCCCTGGCCGGAGTCGGCATGACGATCGGCAACTACCTCGGCGGCAGGCTCGCCGACAAGGCGCTGATGCCGAGCCTCTACGTCTCGCTGATCGGGCTCGCTTCGGTGCTGGCGATCTTCACCTTCACCGCGAACGGCAAGGTCGGCGCGGCGGTGACGATCTTCTTCGTCGGCCTCGCCGGCTTCATGATCGGCCCGATGATGCAGGCCAGGATCATGGAGAAGGCGGGCGGGACGCCGTCGCTGGTCTCCGCCGCCGTGCAGTCGGCGTTCAACATCGCGAACTCCATCGGCGCTTACCTCGGCGGCCTGGTGATCGCGGGCGGCCTCGGCCTGGTCGCGCCCAACTGGGTCGGCGCGTCACTGGCCGTGCTGGGACTCTCGCTGGCCGTGGTGTCCGGCGGCCTGGACCGCCGCGAAGCCCGGCTCGCCCCCGCCATGGCTTCCTGA
- a CDS encoding LysR family transcriptional regulator ArgP — translation MMTDLPLDLVRTLLVVADEGTFDAAASALRVTPSAISQRVKALEQRTGRVLLIRTKPVRLTESGQAVVRFGRQMALLEADTRAELGLTTGDEPVRLTIAVNADSLATWFLPALTRVPPEQKICFELHREDQDHTTTLLREGLVMAAVTSSPDPVAGCSVHRLGHMRYLAVVSPALGTDLDLAEAPVVVFDRRDDLQDRFARERGTIASRLRHYVPSSEGFFDAVAAGMGWGMVPLAQIGDRLRDGSFVCLDPDHPIDVPLFWQQWKLDSPALAAVSAAITTAAADLLVDPQG, via the coding sequence GTGATGACAGATCTGCCCCTCGACCTGGTCCGGACGCTGCTGGTGGTCGCCGACGAAGGCACGTTCGACGCGGCGGCGTCGGCACTGCGCGTGACCCCGTCGGCGATCAGCCAGCGCGTCAAGGCGCTCGAACAGCGCACCGGCCGGGTCCTGCTGATCCGCACGAAACCGGTGCGCCTGACCGAATCCGGGCAGGCGGTGGTGCGGTTCGGTCGTCAGATGGCGCTGCTGGAGGCGGACACCCGGGCCGAACTCGGCCTGACCACCGGTGACGAGCCGGTCCGGCTGACGATCGCGGTGAACGCCGATTCGCTGGCGACCTGGTTCCTGCCCGCCCTCACGAGGGTGCCGCCCGAGCAGAAGATCTGCTTCGAACTGCATCGCGAGGACCAGGACCACACCACGACCCTGCTGCGGGAGGGCCTGGTGATGGCCGCCGTGACGTCGTCACCCGATCCGGTCGCGGGATGTTCGGTGCACCGGCTCGGGCACATGCGCTACCTCGCCGTCGTGAGCCCGGCGCTCGGCACGGACCTCGACCTCGCCGAAGCACCCGTCGTCGTCTTCGACCGCCGCGACGACCTGCAAGACCGCTTCGCCCGCGAGCGCGGCACGATCGCGAGCCGGCTGCGGCACTACGTCCCGTCGTCCGAAGGGTTCTTCGACGCCGTCGCGGCCGGGATGGGCTGGGGCATGGTGCCGCTCGCGCAGATCGGCGACCGGCTGCGCGACGGCAGTTTCGTCTGCCTCGACCCCGACCACCCGATCGACGTACCGCTGTTCTGGCAGCAGTGGAAACTCGACTCCCCCGCGCTGGCGGCGGTCTCGGCCGCCATCACCACGGCGGCCGCGGACCTGCTGGTCGACCCACAAGGATGA
- a CDS encoding TrmH family RNA methyltransferase, with protein MHGANLGTLLRTCDAVGACLAVPRFPWVPEALRRGNTLRRPACVHWVHDPPGWLKREKAAGTAIVGVELADEAVRLADLPAALGRTIAVLGHEQQGIPPDALDLLDTVVEIPMVGTGASLNVAVAGSLVLYKLAGLL; from the coding sequence TTGCACGGAGCGAATCTCGGCACTCTTCTGCGAACCTGTGACGCGGTGGGTGCCTGCCTCGCCGTGCCGCGGTTTCCGTGGGTGCCCGAGGCGCTGCGCCGGGGGAACACGTTGCGCCGTCCGGCTTGTGTGCACTGGGTGCACGATCCGCCGGGCTGGTTGAAGCGGGAAAAGGCGGCGGGCACGGCGATCGTCGGCGTCGAACTCGCCGACGAGGCCGTGCGTCTCGCCGACCTTCCTGCCGCACTAGGGCGGACGATCGCCGTACTCGGCCATGAGCAGCAGGGCATTCCGCCGGATGCGCTCGACCTTCTCGACACCGTCGTCGAAATCCCCATGGTGGGTACCGGCGCGAGTCTCAACGTCGCCGTCGCCGGCAGCCTCGTCTTGTACAAATTGGCGGGCTTGCTGTGA
- a CDS encoding MFS transporter gives MTFAPPRTAVLALGTFAVGTSGYVVAGLLPALTGELAVSETAAAQLVTAFAIAYAVGSPLFAAVTGRWERRTLLVAALVVTAIGNALAALAPGYVTLLLARVVTAIGAAVFTPAASAVAAELTSPERRGRAVALVFGGLTVATILGVPLGSVLSQSVGYQAVFALVAAFSLLGAFAVRLVLPAVPAPPPVRLAERFTVAKDPRVLAMLGATVLGCLAAFSVYTFISPVLSATAGVHGTMVSLLLFVYGAGGALGNVLGGRAADRWGARGPLLVVFGGITVVLALLPLVATTVAGAAIVLFLWGLATWSVNPPIQHRLIELSKQNAGLVLSLNASAIYLGVGLSGLVGGAVLNGGGPLLLPEVAAVLTALGAAVVVAGWRNRVKRPALAE, from the coding sequence ATGACTTTCGCACCACCCAGGACCGCGGTGCTGGCGCTCGGTACCTTCGCGGTCGGCACCAGCGGTTACGTCGTCGCCGGGCTGCTGCCCGCGCTGACCGGCGAGCTCGCGGTCTCCGAGACGGCCGCCGCCCAGCTGGTCACCGCCTTCGCCATCGCGTACGCGGTCGGCTCACCGCTGTTCGCCGCGGTCACCGGCCGCTGGGAGCGGCGCACGCTCCTGGTCGCCGCCCTCGTCGTCACCGCCATCGGCAACGCCCTCGCCGCCCTCGCGCCCGGCTACGTGACCCTGCTCCTCGCCCGGGTCGTCACCGCGATCGGAGCGGCGGTCTTCACCCCGGCCGCGAGCGCCGTCGCCGCCGAGCTCACTTCGCCGGAACGCCGGGGCCGCGCGGTCGCGCTCGTCTTCGGCGGGCTCACCGTCGCGACGATCCTGGGCGTCCCGCTCGGCAGCGTCCTGTCGCAGAGCGTCGGCTACCAGGCCGTTTTCGCACTCGTCGCCGCCTTCTCGCTCCTCGGTGCCTTCGCGGTCCGGCTGGTCCTGCCCGCCGTCCCGGCGCCGCCTCCCGTCCGGCTGGCCGAACGGTTCACCGTCGCCAAGGATCCGCGCGTCCTCGCCATGCTCGGCGCGACCGTGCTCGGCTGCCTCGCCGCGTTCTCCGTCTACACCTTCATCTCGCCGGTCCTGTCCGCCACCGCGGGCGTCCACGGCACGATGGTCAGCCTCCTGCTGTTCGTCTACGGCGCGGGCGGCGCGCTCGGCAACGTCCTCGGCGGCCGCGCGGCCGACCGCTGGGGCGCCAGGGGGCCGCTGCTGGTCGTGTTCGGCGGGATCACCGTGGTGCTCGCGCTGCTGCCGCTGGTGGCGACCACCGTCGCGGGTGCGGCGATCGTCCTCTTCCTGTGGGGCCTGGCCACCTGGTCGGTCAATCCGCCGATCCAGCACCGGCTGATCGAGCTGTCCAAGCAGAACGCCGGGCTCGTCCTCTCGCTCAACGCGTCCGCGATCTATCTCGGCGTCGGCCTCTCCGGCCTGGTCGGGGGAGCGGTGCTGAACGGTGGCGGGCCGCTCCTGCTGCCCGAGGTCGCGGCGGTGCTGACCGCGCTCGGCGCGGCCGTGGTCGTGGCAGGCTGGCGGAACCGCGTGAAGCGGCCCGCATTGGCCGAATGA
- a CDS encoding spermidine synthase, whose amino-acid sequence MTDVLDKVAGKSGELVLRRAGDDFEVIANGVFLMDTRNGESERLLVSVAADLVPGKARMLIGGLGVGYSLRAALDHPGVGEVVVVEREPAVIGWNRQGPLRDVHDDALSDERVTVVEADLVKWLRRTEERFDALCLDIDNGPEWTVSDGNAKLYRDEGLDMLAARLRPGGVLGVWSAESVPSFAKRLRARFGEVRELKIPVPQGEPDVLWFARV is encoded by the coding sequence ATGACCGACGTACTCGACAAAGTCGCCGGGAAAAGCGGCGAACTGGTGCTCCGCCGGGCAGGGGACGACTTCGAGGTCATCGCCAACGGCGTCTTCCTGATGGACACCCGGAACGGTGAATCCGAACGGTTGCTCGTATCGGTGGCGGCGGATCTGGTGCCGGGCAAGGCGCGGATGCTGATCGGCGGTCTCGGCGTCGGCTATTCGCTGCGCGCCGCGCTGGACCATCCCGGCGTCGGCGAGGTCGTGGTCGTCGAGCGCGAGCCCGCCGTCATCGGCTGGAATCGCCAGGGTCCGCTCAGGGACGTCCACGACGACGCCCTGTCCGACGAACGGGTCACCGTCGTCGAGGCCGATCTGGTGAAGTGGCTGCGCCGGACGGAAGAACGGTTCGACGCGCTGTGCCTCGACATCGACAACGGTCCTGAATGGACGGTCAGCGACGGGAACGCGAAGCTGTACCGGGACGAAGGCCTCGACATGCTCGCCGCACGGCTGCGGCCCGGCGGCGTGCTCGGGGTGTGGAGCGCCGAGTCGGTGCCGTCGTTCGCGAAGCGGCTCCGGGCCCGCTTCGGTGAGGTGCGGGAGCTGAAGATCCCGGTGCCGCAGGGAGAACCGGACGTGCTGTGGTTCGCGCGGGTGTAG
- a CDS encoding aldo/keto reductase, with amino-acid sequence MRYRTIGDIEVSAIGLGAMPLSIEGRPDRDRAIATIHAALDAGVTLIDTADSYHWHAGEIGHNEELIAEALSVHSGADAVLVATKGGRGRPGDGSWTVTGTPAHLRNACEGSLKRLGVDAIGLYQLHKPDENVPWAESVGAIKELADEGKIRLAGISNVSRAQILEARDILGEILVSVQNEHAPAQLAHEPELALCTELGLAYLPWGPLRGIDGEFLAVAEELGVSPQRVCLAWLLAKSPSMIAIPGSTRPATIRDSAAAADLVLTAETLARLP; translated from the coding sequence ATGCGTTACCGCACTATCGGAGACATCGAAGTGAGCGCGATCGGGCTGGGCGCGATGCCGCTGTCGATCGAGGGCCGTCCGGATCGGGACCGCGCGATCGCCACCATCCACGCCGCGCTCGACGCCGGTGTCACGCTGATCGACACGGCCGACTCCTACCACTGGCACGCGGGCGAAATCGGGCACAACGAGGAGCTGATCGCCGAAGCACTCTCCGTCCACAGTGGAGCGGACGCGGTGCTCGTCGCGACCAAGGGCGGTCGCGGCCGTCCCGGTGACGGTTCGTGGACCGTCACCGGAACTCCCGCGCACCTCAGGAATGCCTGCGAGGGCTCGCTGAAACGGCTCGGCGTCGACGCCATCGGGCTCTACCAGCTGCACAAGCCCGACGAGAACGTTCCGTGGGCGGAGTCCGTCGGTGCGATCAAGGAACTGGCCGACGAAGGCAAGATCCGCCTCGCCGGGATCTCCAACGTCTCCCGCGCGCAGATCCTCGAAGCGCGCGACATCCTCGGTGAGATCCTGGTTTCGGTGCAGAACGAGCACGCGCCCGCTCAGCTCGCGCACGAGCCGGAACTGGCCCTGTGCACCGAACTCGGTCTCGCCTACCTGCCATGGGGCCCGCTTCGCGGCATCGACGGGGAATTCCTTGCCGTGGCCGAAGAACTCGGCGTCAGCCCGCAACGGGTGTGCCTGGCCTGGCTCCTCGCGAAATCGCCGTCGATGATCGCGATCCCCGGCTCGACGAGGCCCGCGACCATCCGCGATTCGGCGGCCGCGGCCGATCTGGTACTCACCGCCGAAACGCTGGCCCGCTTGCCGTGA
- a CDS encoding GNAT family N-acetyltransferase codes for MEITTWHLEQTSPDDLSAAKPPSVPVTVTRAELVSPELNRYLYTAVGGDWFWIDRLGWTWAQWVEWLDRPGVETWVAYAQGTPCGYFELDGTVDGEVELAYFGLMSSFVGKGFGGHLLTVALREAWTLAERWPGKTATRRVTVHTCTTDGPAALKNYQARGFRLFRTEVEQAELPAETPGPWPGAGKK; via the coding sequence ATGGAGATCACGACCTGGCACCTCGAGCAGACCTCACCGGACGACCTGAGCGCGGCGAAACCGCCGTCCGTTCCGGTGACGGTCACCCGCGCCGAGCTGGTCAGCCCGGAACTGAACCGCTACCTCTACACCGCCGTCGGCGGCGACTGGTTCTGGATCGACAGGCTCGGCTGGACGTGGGCGCAGTGGGTCGAGTGGCTGGACAGGCCGGGCGTCGAGACCTGGGTGGCGTACGCGCAGGGGACGCCGTGTGGCTACTTCGAACTCGACGGCACTGTCGACGGCGAAGTGGAACTCGCGTACTTCGGCCTGATGTCGTCCTTCGTCGGCAAAGGCTTCGGCGGGCACCTGCTGACCGTCGCGCTGCGGGAGGCGTGGACGCTCGCGGAGCGCTGGCCGGGCAAGACGGCGACGCGCCGCGTCACGGTCCACACCTGCACCACGGACGGCCCCGCCGCGCTCAAGAACTACCAGGCCCGTGGGTTCCGGCTGTTCCGCACCGAGGTCGAGCAGGCCGAATTGCCCGCCGAGACGCCGGGGCCGTGGCCGGGAGCCGGGAAGAAGTAG
- a CDS encoding LysE/ArgO family amino acid transporter has product MGDVLFSAVAGFGATMALIVAIGAQNAFVLRQGIRREAVLVVVLICIFSDAILVSLGVGGVGALVGTSPEALTIVALVGGAFLLCYGALAARRAFKPSKLETGGPETGGSLRRIVLTTLAITWLNPHVYLDTLLLLGAIAAGHGSDRWAFGVGAVSASVLWFLALGFGARLLSGFFRKPSSWRVLDGLVAATMIGLGVALVAGA; this is encoded by the coding sequence ATGGGAGACGTTCTGTTCAGCGCGGTCGCCGGGTTCGGCGCCACCATGGCCCTCATCGTCGCGATCGGCGCGCAGAACGCCTTCGTGCTGCGCCAGGGCATCCGGCGCGAAGCCGTGCTCGTCGTGGTGCTGATCTGCATCTTCTCCGACGCCATCCTGGTCAGCCTCGGCGTCGGCGGGGTCGGCGCGCTGGTCGGGACGTCACCCGAAGCGCTGACCATCGTCGCGCTGGTCGGCGGCGCCTTCCTGCTTTGCTACGGCGCCCTCGCCGCCCGGCGCGCGTTCAAGCCGTCGAAGCTGGAGACCGGCGGCCCGGAAACCGGCGGATCGTTGCGCCGCATCGTGCTGACCACGCTGGCGATCACCTGGCTGAATCCGCACGTCTATCTCGACACCCTCCTTCTGCTCGGCGCCATCGCGGCCGGACACGGCAGCGACCGGTGGGCGTTCGGCGTGGGCGCCGTGTCGGCCAGCGTGCTCTGGTTCCTCGCGCTCGGATTCGGCGCGCGGCTGCTCAGCGGGTTCTTCCGCAAGCCGTCGTCGTGGCGGGTGCTGGACGGTCTGGTCGCCGCGACGATGATCGGCCTTGGCGTGGCGCTGGTGGCCGGCGCCTGA
- a CDS encoding HhH-GPD-type base excision DNA repair protein, with translation MTRALHLVGDEEADRLLTEDPFALLVGMLLDQQFPMEHAFRGPQKIADRMDGFDIGKIHAMDTEAFVELCVIPPAIHRYGASMARRVKDLAQHVVEVYEGDASRIWTSGRPKPDGAEVLKRLKALPGYGDQKAAIFLALLGKQLGVQPKGWRAAAGAYGDRGSRRSIADVTNEKTLGEVRAFKKAAKAAAKAPAK, from the coding sequence ATGACGCGCGCATTGCACCTGGTCGGGGACGAGGAAGCGGACCGGCTGCTCACCGAAGACCCGTTCGCGCTGCTCGTCGGGATGCTCCTCGACCAGCAGTTCCCGATGGAACACGCGTTCCGCGGCCCGCAGAAGATCGCGGACCGGATGGACGGGTTCGACATCGGGAAGATCCACGCGATGGACACCGAAGCCTTCGTCGAGCTGTGCGTGATCCCGCCCGCGATCCACCGCTACGGCGCCTCGATGGCCCGCCGGGTGAAGGATCTCGCGCAGCACGTCGTCGAGGTCTACGAGGGAGACGCCTCTCGGATCTGGACCTCCGGACGCCCCAAGCCGGACGGCGCCGAAGTCCTCAAACGCCTCAAGGCGCTGCCCGGCTACGGCGACCAGAAGGCCGCGATCTTCCTCGCCTTGCTCGGCAAGCAGCTCGGCGTGCAGCCCAAGGGCTGGCGCGCGGCCGCGGGCGCGTACGGCGACCGCGGCTCGCGGCGCTCGATCGCCGACGTCACCAACGAGAAGACCCTCGGCGAGGTACGCGCGTTCAAGAAGGCGGCGAAGGCCGCCGCCAAGGCGCCTGCGAAGTAG
- a CDS encoding ArsR/SmtB family transcription factor, which produces MAATQQYVYPDQDEIRIEAVLAALADPVRLDMVRQLAEPGTEISCSGFDVAVTKSTLTHHLRTLREAGIIMGRQQGTARYNSLRRKDLDELFPGLLQGVLAARR; this is translated from the coding sequence ATGGCCGCGACGCAGCAGTACGTCTATCCCGATCAGGACGAGATCCGGATCGAGGCGGTCCTCGCCGCGCTCGCGGACCCGGTCCGGCTCGACATGGTCCGCCAGCTGGCCGAGCCCGGCACCGAGATCTCGTGCAGCGGATTCGACGTCGCCGTGACCAAGTCCACACTCACCCATCACCTGCGCACGCTGCGCGAAGCGGGCATCATCATGGGCCGCCAGCAGGGCACCGCCCGCTACAACTCCTTGCGCCGCAAGGATCTCGACGAACTCTTCCCCGGCCTGCTCCAGGGGGTGCTCGCCGCCCGCCGCTGA